From one Methanomicrobia archaeon genomic stretch:
- a CDS encoding site-specific integrase, with product MINTARMRNRRDELFLKLLWMTGVRVSEATAITSTDIKEGSLRIYGKAKPTLKGKRGKKGKLKDGKRERYIPLPDSLRADLYSYIFDAQIESSERIFPFTTRRAYQLVKRYADLAGVEQNREAGIHPHLFRHGFALNFLKQTHTLGCIEGAARSCLYCAPRSIFD from the coding sequence CGCAGAGATGAATTGTTTTTGAAGCTGCTGTGGATGACCGGTGTGCGCGTGAGCGAGGCAACGGCGATTACATCCACTGACATAAAGGAAGGTAGCTTGCGGATCTATGGCAAGGCGAAACCGACATTGAAAGGAAAACGCGGGAAGAAGGGTAAGCTCAAAGATGGCAAACGCGAACGGTACATCCCGCTACCCGACAGCCTACGCGCTGATCTCTACTCGTATATTTTCGATGCACAAATAGAATCGAGCGAGCGCATATTCCCCTTCACTACAAGGCGAGCTTACCAGTTGGTGAAGCGATATGCCGATCTTGCAGGGGTAGAGCAGAACCGCGAAGCAGGGATCCATCCCCACCTATTCAGGCACGGATTCGCACTGAACTTTTTGAAACAGACTCATACTTTGGGGTGCATTGAAGGAGCTGCTCGGTCATGTCTATACTGCGCACCACGATCTATCTTCGACTAG